One region of Haloprofundus salilacus genomic DNA includes:
- a CDS encoding DUF6663 family protein, with protein sequence MELTTRGRYRVFGHPRDPEELLLVELDGESFDPTYVRIDGYEGSLADEVSALRPGYVVEATLAWDDDGTPAFETVDVEQRSRIEFVDAVTGLFEAANETWNEAVAAGEGMNSRVTRDTDGRPNGALYVFAEQPGARDLFDEFESGVLPLEPLLQRVNDERDDDDPREVFVMRPVDGEFVVVYIVFEKEGLLANTVRETYDCPRR encoded by the coding sequence ATGGAACTGACGACGCGCGGCCGGTACCGGGTTTTCGGACACCCGCGCGACCCCGAGGAGCTGCTGTTGGTCGAACTCGACGGCGAGTCGTTCGACCCGACGTACGTCCGGATCGACGGCTACGAGGGCAGTCTCGCCGACGAGGTGTCGGCGCTCCGTCCGGGCTACGTCGTTGAGGCGACGCTGGCGTGGGACGACGACGGGACGCCCGCGTTCGAGACGGTCGACGTCGAGCAACGGAGTCGCATCGAATTCGTCGACGCCGTGACGGGACTGTTCGAGGCGGCCAACGAGACGTGGAACGAGGCCGTCGCCGCCGGCGAGGGCATGAACTCCCGCGTCACGCGGGACACCGACGGTCGACCGAACGGCGCGCTCTACGTGTTTGCCGAGCAACCGGGCGCGCGCGACCTGTTCGACGAGTTCGAGAGTGGCGTCCTCCCACTGGAACCGCTCCTTCAACGCGTGAACGACGAACGAGACGACGACGACCCCCGCGAGGTGTTCGTGATGCGTCCGGTTGACGGCGAGTTCGTTGTCGTATACATCGTCTTCGAGAAAGAGGGACTGCTGGCGAACACGGTTCGAGAGACGTACGACTGTCCGCGACGGTGA
- the kdgK1 gene encoding bifunctional 2-dehydro-3-deoxygluconokinase/2-dehydro-3-deoxygalactonokinase — MTDFVTFGETMLRLSPPQGERLETTDELDLRIGGAESNVAAAVSRFGHESAWLSKLPNSPLGRRVVVELQSHGVETPVAWSDDARMGTYYIEHGGAPRGTNVIYDRADAAITTVSADELPLDRVRESEAFYTSGITPALSEAAAEATATLLESAQEAGTTTAFDLNYRSKLWSHEEAAEGYRALFDSVDVLVAAERDTREVLGRDGSPEDLVRGLADDYGFETVILTRGESGALALHDGETYDQPVYEAETVDAVGTGDAFVGGFLAARLDGEGVTTALEYAAATAALKRTIDGDIAVVTREEVDAVIDEEAAGISR, encoded by the coding sequence ATGACGGACTTCGTTACGTTCGGCGAGACGATGCTTCGCCTCTCGCCGCCGCAGGGGGAGCGACTGGAGACGACCGACGAACTGGACCTCCGAATCGGGGGCGCCGAGAGCAACGTCGCCGCGGCCGTCTCCCGCTTCGGTCACGAGTCGGCGTGGCTCTCGAAACTGCCGAACTCGCCTCTGGGTCGGCGCGTCGTCGTCGAACTGCAGAGCCACGGCGTCGAGACGCCCGTCGCGTGGAGCGACGACGCTCGGATGGGCACCTACTACATCGAACACGGCGGCGCGCCGCGCGGGACGAACGTCATCTACGACCGCGCCGACGCGGCCATCACGACCGTCTCGGCGGACGAACTCCCGCTCGACCGCGTCCGCGAGAGCGAGGCGTTCTACACCAGCGGCATCACCCCGGCACTGTCGGAGGCGGCGGCGGAGGCGACGGCGACGCTCTTGGAGTCGGCGCAAGAGGCCGGGACGACGACGGCGTTCGACCTCAACTACCGCTCGAAGCTCTGGAGCCACGAGGAGGCGGCCGAGGGCTACCGCGCGCTGTTCGACAGCGTCGACGTGCTCGTCGCCGCCGAGCGCGACACTCGCGAGGTTCTCGGCCGCGACGGGAGTCCCGAGGACCTCGTCCGCGGACTCGCCGACGACTACGGCTTCGAGACTGTCATCCTCACCCGCGGCGAGTCGGGCGCGCTCGCGCTGCACGACGGCGAGACGTACGACCAACCCGTCTACGAGGCGGAGACCGTCGACGCCGTCGGAACGGGCGACGCCTTCGTCGGCGGCTTCCTCGCGGCGCGACTCGACGGCGAGGGCGTGACGACGGCGCTGGAGTACGCGGCGGCGACCGCCGCGCTGAAGCGGACCATCGACGGCGACATCGCCGTCGTTACGCGCGAGGAGGTCGACGCCGTTATCGACGAGGAGGCCGCGGGAATCTCGCGGTAA
- a CDS encoding Na+/H+ antiporter NhaC family protein yields the protein MVSLSFEPLAYDDIPEDERPSLGQALVPVVGMLLFLSVGAIWLELDAHMPLLWGIALTGLVGRYWYGVSWQRMYKGIVDGLSMGMQAILILFVIYMLIATWTDAGTIPGLIYYGLELLSPAIFLPVTALLATGVAFAVGSSWTTAGTLGVAFIGIGSGLGVPAPMTAGAVLTGAYTGDKISPLSDTTNLASAVTNTDLYTHIRTMRVGTGIALLISLVLYSYLGLAATGSIPAGRVGEIQSAIAGAYSVSPVVFFPLVVTFGLALYGLPALPSLTAGVFAGALTSMVAQGRLGVKGFIHVWDVAQNGTAPETNVALVNDLLATGGLIGSSWTITIVVAALALGGLLERTGVLAVLAYHLSKRLHSVAGITTGTAVSAFGMNVLAAEQYMSIVVPGMSLRGIYEEKGLDSRNLSRAVEAAGTTTSALIPWNAGGVYMAGVLGVPVWAGQWGLAGYAPYYFLGFLSPLVLVVMGVTGWRITYEDQDTTAGIRGAVESLGDD from the coding sequence ATGGTATCACTGTCGTTCGAACCGCTGGCGTACGACGATATTCCGGAGGACGAGCGGCCCTCGCTCGGGCAAGCGCTCGTTCCGGTCGTCGGTATGCTGTTGTTTTTGAGCGTCGGCGCGATCTGGCTCGAACTCGACGCGCACATGCCGCTTCTGTGGGGCATCGCGCTGACAGGTCTCGTCGGCCGGTACTGGTACGGCGTCTCCTGGCAGCGGATGTACAAAGGTATCGTGGACGGACTCAGTATGGGGATGCAGGCGATACTCATCCTGTTCGTCATCTACATGCTCATCGCCACGTGGACCGACGCCGGGACGATTCCGGGACTCATCTACTACGGATTGGAACTGCTGTCGCCGGCCATCTTCCTACCCGTGACCGCGCTGTTGGCGACTGGCGTCGCCTTCGCCGTCGGGTCGTCGTGGACGACGGCCGGAACGCTCGGCGTCGCGTTCATCGGCATCGGGTCGGGGCTCGGCGTCCCGGCGCCGATGACCGCGGGTGCGGTGCTGACCGGCGCGTACACCGGCGATAAGATCTCGCCGCTGTCGGACACGACGAACCTCGCATCGGCGGTGACGAACACGGACCTCTACACGCACATCCGGACGATGCGCGTCGGGACGGGCATCGCGCTTCTCATCTCGCTCGTCCTCTACAGCTATCTCGGCCTCGCGGCCACGGGGTCGATTCCCGCCGGACGCGTCGGCGAGATTCAGAGCGCGATTGCAGGTGCATACTCGGTGAGCCCCGTCGTCTTTTTCCCGCTCGTGGTGACGTTCGGTCTTGCGCTGTACGGCCTTCCAGCACTCCCCTCGTTGACGGCGGGTGTCTTCGCCGGGGCGCTCACCAGCATGGTCGCGCAGGGCCGACTGGGCGTCAAGGGGTTCATCCACGTCTGGGACGTCGCCCAGAACGGAACCGCGCCGGAGACGAACGTCGCACTGGTGAACGACCTGCTCGCCACCGGGGGACTCATCGGTTCGTCGTGGACCATCACCATCGTCGTCGCGGCGCTGGCGCTCGGCGGCCTGCTGGAGCGCACCGGCGTCTTGGCCGTTCTCGCGTACCACCTGAGCAAGAGGCTCCACAGCGTCGCGGGCATCACGACCGGGACGGCCGTCTCGGCGTTCGGGATGAACGTCCTCGCGGCCGAGCAGTACATGAGCATCGTCGTCCCCGGCATGAGCCTCCGCGGCATCTACGAGGAGAAGGGTCTCGACAGCCGGAACCTCTCGCGGGCCGTCGAGGCCGCCGGGACGACGACGAGCGCGCTCATCCCGTGGAACGCGGGCGGCGTCTACATGGCGGGGGTCCTCGGCGTCCCCGTCTGGGCCGGACAGTGGGGTCTCGCCGGGTACGCGCCGTACTACTTCCTCGGCTTCCTCTCGCCGCTCGTCCTCGTCGTCATGGGCGTCACCGGCTGGCGCATCACCTACGAGGACCAGGATACGACCGCCGGCATCCGCGGTGCGGTCGAATCACTCGGCGACGACTGA
- a CDS encoding PGF-CTERM sorting domain-containing protein → MKRIAAVVAVLVVLAGAAPAVSGQSDGTANGEAYTGTNVSFETNGSAIADYAVGGETVLEAVAVQSKSETQSDAGIGADASLSAVSSFDGSALSLESRTKVNASVSADSGATLEAHDNEHGILVVNAGGEEGQYVRANVSSDAEAETEGDRVVVTTANGTTGAFVVVGDGNVTVTEEGDVAAELGADDKLVFRSYVGERSQDDREQERLISDGKAAAEVHVMQRGGEMVTDVVTYANDTTVETAEQSENAVRMTVDRTSDEGTVLVTSVSEAAGDVSVTVDGEAAAEASSYGELESAANGGDSSAYMVTEGSADVLVAVNHFSEREVAIEGNETETSDGTETDDGTDDAADTESGNGGNGDDESGTSSTEMPGFGVGAGLLAVLSSAFALVGRN, encoded by the coding sequence ATGAAACGCATAGCGGCAGTAGTGGCGGTACTGGTCGTACTGGCGGGGGCAGCACCGGCTGTCAGCGGGCAGTCCGACGGCACCGCGAACGGCGAAGCGTACACCGGAACCAACGTCTCGTTCGAGACGAACGGATCGGCCATCGCCGACTACGCCGTCGGCGGCGAGACGGTGCTCGAAGCGGTCGCGGTGCAGTCGAAGTCTGAGACGCAGAGCGACGCGGGCATCGGCGCCGACGCGTCGCTGTCGGCGGTCTCGTCGTTCGACGGGAGCGCGCTGTCGCTGGAGTCGCGGACGAAGGTTAACGCGAGTGTCAGCGCCGACAGCGGCGCGACCCTCGAGGCCCACGATAACGAACACGGCATTCTCGTCGTCAACGCCGGCGGCGAGGAGGGACAGTACGTCCGCGCGAACGTGAGCAGCGACGCCGAAGCCGAAACGGAGGGCGACCGAGTCGTCGTGACGACGGCCAACGGCACGACCGGCGCGTTCGTCGTCGTCGGCGACGGCAACGTGACCGTCACCGAGGAAGGCGACGTCGCGGCCGAACTCGGCGCCGACGACAAACTCGTCTTCCGCTCGTACGTCGGCGAACGCTCCCAGGACGACAGGGAGCAAGAACGGCTCATCTCCGACGGGAAGGCCGCCGCCGAGGTACACGTGATGCAGCGCGGCGGCGAGATGGTGACCGACGTCGTCACGTACGCCAACGACACGACCGTCGAGACGGCCGAACAGAGCGAGAACGCCGTCCGGATGACCGTCGACCGAACCAGCGACGAGGGGACCGTCCTCGTCACGAGCGTCTCCGAGGCCGCGGGCGACGTCTCGGTGACCGTCGACGGCGAGGCGGCCGCGGAGGCCTCCTCGTACGGCGAACTCGAAAGTGCCGCGAACGGAGGCGACAGCTCCGCCTACATGGTCACCGAGGGGAGCGCCGACGTGCTCGTCGCAGTGAACCACTTCTCGGAGCGCGAAGTCGCGATAGAGGGGAACGAGACGGAAACGAGCGACGGTACGGAGACGGACGACGGAACCGACGACGCCGCCGACACCGAATCCGGGAACGGCGGCAACGGGGACGACGAGTCGGGGACCTCGTCCACGGAGATGCCCGGCTTCGGCGTCGGCGCCGGGCTCCTCGCGGTGCTGTCGAGCGCCTTCGCGCTCGTCGGCCGGAATTAA
- a CDS encoding histone deacetylase family protein translates to MKFGYNETCLEHDTGPRHPETADRLRAIREGLKKRHSVEYVDVDPATEQEVARVHDDQYVQDVKEFCAAGGGNWDPDTVAGEKTWDAALASAGLSQWAANAALDGNDGRDTPFALGRPPGHHAVVDDAMGFCFFNNAAVAAQTVIEEGAAERVAIFDWDVHHGNGTQDIFYDRGDVLYASIHEDGLYPGTGELDETGEGDGELATFNVPLSAGSGDADYLYVVESGLGPVFESFDADLLVVSAGFDAHRYDPISRMRVSTEGYALLTDAVRTLAEENDAALSFVLEGGYGLDTLSEGVATVHETFDGRRPMEPEEDADEETKELVAELLDRYGLDST, encoded by the coding sequence ATGAAATTCGGCTACAACGAGACGTGCCTCGAACACGACACCGGCCCGCGCCACCCGGAGACGGCCGACCGCCTTCGAGCCATCCGCGAAGGGCTGAAGAAACGTCACAGCGTCGAGTACGTCGACGTCGACCCGGCGACGGAGCAGGAAGTCGCGCGTGTCCACGACGACCAGTACGTCCAAGATGTCAAGGAGTTCTGCGCCGCCGGCGGTGGCAACTGGGACCCCGACACCGTCGCCGGCGAGAAGACGTGGGACGCCGCGCTCGCTAGCGCCGGTCTCTCGCAGTGGGCCGCGAACGCGGCGCTCGACGGCAACGACGGGCGCGACACGCCGTTCGCGCTCGGCCGACCGCCAGGCCACCACGCCGTCGTTGACGACGCGATGGGGTTCTGTTTCTTCAACAACGCCGCCGTCGCCGCCCAGACGGTCATCGAGGAGGGCGCCGCCGAGCGTGTCGCCATCTTCGACTGGGACGTCCACCACGGCAACGGCACGCAGGACATCTTCTACGACCGCGGCGACGTGCTGTACGCGTCGATTCACGAGGACGGTCTCTACCCCGGGACGGGCGAACTCGACGAGACCGGCGAGGGCGACGGCGAACTCGCGACGTTCAACGTTCCGCTGTCGGCCGGGAGCGGCGACGCCGACTACCTGTACGTCGTCGAATCGGGACTCGGTCCCGTCTTCGAGTCGTTCGACGCCGACCTGCTCGTCGTCAGCGCGGGTTTCGACGCCCACCGCTACGACCCCATCTCCCGGATGCGCGTCTCCACCGAGGGCTACGCGCTGCTGACCGACGCCGTCCGGACGCTCGCCGAGGAGAACGACGCCGCGCTCTCGTTCGTCCTCGAGGGCGGCTACGGACTCGACACGCTCTCGGAGGGGGTCGCCACCGTCCACGAGACGTTCGACGGCCGTAGACCGATGGAACCCGAGGAAGACGCCGACGAGGAGACGAAAGAACTCGTCGCCGAACTCCTCGACCGTTACGGTCTCGACTCGACGTAA
- the cca gene encoding CCA tRNA nucleotidyltransferase — MSDLDRVVASVRERIDPDADERAALAAAVDALRERVKAAVAELPVDADAVQVGSTARGTWLSGDRDIDLFVRFPPDLPREDLERYGLEVGRAVLPGGHEEYAEHPYVKGEFEGFEVDLVPCYDVPEATDIQSAVDRTPFHNAYLDERLDDSLRADVRVFKRFLKGIGAYGSDLRTKGFSGYLSELLVLEHGGFEPLLRAAADWHPPVEFDPEDHSRATFDDPLVVVDPTDPERNVAAVLSAANVARLQHYARDLLADPREELFFPPGEESFSAADVREQFDRRGTYPLAVVFDAPAVVDDQLYPQLEKSLSGVVSELDRRGFDPLRATAMADDRAVLFVECSVAERSTISRHVGPPVAVQQHASGFFGKYGADDEVYGPFIDGDRYVVEREREFTTPEALLSSDALFDVALGAQVESALREEYDALVGDEVATLADEFGDELRAYFEPKP; from the coding sequence ATGTCCGACCTCGACCGCGTCGTCGCGTCCGTCCGCGAGCGAATCGACCCCGACGCCGACGAACGCGCCGCCCTCGCCGCAGCCGTCGACGCCCTCCGCGAGCGCGTCAAGGCGGCCGTCGCCGAACTCCCGGTCGACGCCGACGCTGTCCAGGTCGGCAGCACCGCCCGCGGCACGTGGCTCTCTGGCGACCGCGACATCGACCTCTTCGTCCGCTTTCCGCCGGACCTCCCGCGCGAGGACCTCGAACGCTACGGGTTGGAAGTCGGCCGCGCGGTGCTCCCGGGCGGCCACGAGGAGTACGCCGAGCATCCGTACGTGAAGGGGGAGTTCGAGGGGTTCGAGGTGGACCTCGTCCCCTGCTATGACGTGCCCGAGGCGACCGACATCCAGTCGGCGGTCGACCGGACGCCGTTCCACAACGCCTACCTCGACGAGCGGTTGGACGACAGCCTCCGCGCCGACGTTCGCGTGTTCAAACGCTTCCTCAAAGGAATCGGCGCGTACGGCAGCGACCTCCGCACGAAGGGTTTCTCGGGCTATCTCTCCGAACTCCTCGTGCTGGAACACGGCGGCTTCGAACCGCTGCTGCGCGCCGCCGCCGACTGGCACCCGCCCGTCGAGTTCGACCCGGAGGACCACAGCCGGGCGACGTTCGACGACCCGCTCGTCGTCGTCGACCCGACCGACCCGGAGCGGAACGTCGCCGCGGTACTCTCGGCGGCGAACGTCGCGCGACTTCAGCACTACGCCCGCGATCTGCTCGCGGACCCTCGCGAGGAACTGTTCTTCCCGCCGGGCGAGGAGTCGTTCTCGGCGGCCGACGTGCGCGAACAGTTCGACCGGCGTGGGACCTACCCGCTCGCCGTCGTCTTCGACGCGCCTGCAGTCGTCGATGACCAACTCTACCCGCAGTTGGAGAAGTCGCTGTCGGGCGTCGTTTCAGAACTCGATCGCCGCGGCTTCGACCCGTTGCGGGCGACGGCGATGGCCGACGACCGCGCGGTGCTGTTCGTCGAGTGTTCGGTCGCAGAGCGCTCGACGATTTCGCGCCACGTGGGACCGCCGGTGGCGGTGCAACAGCACGCGTCCGGATTCTTCGGGAAGTACGGGGCCGACGACGAGGTGTACGGCCCGTTCATCGACGGCGACCGTTACGTCGTCGAGCGCGAGCGCGAGTTCACGACGCCCGAAGCGCTGCTGTCGAGCGATGCGCTGTTCGACGTGGCGTTGGGTGCGCAGGTGGAGTCGGCGCTCCGAGAAGAGTACGACGCGCTGGTCGGTGACGAGGTAGCAACGCTGGCCGATGAGTTCGGCGACGAACTCCGCGCTTACTTCGAGCCGAAACCGTAG
- a CDS encoding FAD-dependent oxidoreductase, whose product MPEKYDLIIVGGGISGASLLYAVSNFTDIENVALFEKEDEIAAVNSHHTNNSQTLHFGDIETNYTLEKAEEVKEGAELLAGYLENHDPDREMHSKRSKMVLAVGDEEVRELETRYEDEGFGDLFPKLRAIGRDEIEELEPKVVEGRDPDERLLALQTSDGYVVDYGETSESFVREAQARDGADVYTGTKVTKLVDRGTGFSVETAEGQFRSDAVVVAAGSHSLQIAKEMGYGENMSLLPVAGSFFLANDMLNGKVYTLQMKKLPFAAVHGDADVHDDSITRFGPTAKVVPALERGRLSTVGDFFDVFELNADSILSYANILSDRILLPYVLRNLVYDVPEVGKQAFLPNVQKVVPTAEIDDIERAKGYGGVRPQIVDTDAKALDMGEATIAGDNIIFNITPSPGASTCLKNAMNDAQRVVEFLGDDYEFDEEGFRSETIGHFPRLDA is encoded by the coding sequence ATGCCTGAGAAATACGATCTGATCATTGTTGGCGGCGGAATCAGCGGGGCATCGTTGCTCTACGCGGTGTCGAACTTCACCGACATCGAGAACGTCGCGCTGTTCGAGAAAGAAGACGAGATCGCAGCGGTCAACTCCCATCACACGAACAACTCCCAAACGCTGCACTTTGGGGACATCGAGACGAACTACACCCTCGAAAAGGCCGAAGAAGTCAAAGAGGGCGCGGAGTTGCTGGCGGGGTATCTGGAGAACCACGACCCCGACCGGGAGATGCACAGCAAGCGGAGCAAGATGGTCCTCGCGGTCGGCGACGAGGAGGTCCGGGAGCTGGAGACCCGCTACGAGGACGAAGGGTTCGGCGACCTCTTCCCGAAGCTTCGAGCCATCGGCCGCGACGAGATCGAGGAACTCGAACCGAAGGTGGTCGAAGGAAGAGACCCCGACGAACGACTGCTGGCGCTGCAGACGTCCGACGGCTACGTCGTCGACTACGGCGAAACGTCGGAGTCGTTCGTCCGGGAGGCGCAGGCCCGCGACGGCGCCGACGTGTACACCGGGACGAAGGTGACGAAACTCGTCGACCGCGGCACCGGTTTCAGCGTTGAGACCGCCGAGGGCCAGTTTCGCTCGGACGCCGTCGTCGTCGCGGCGGGGTCGCACAGCCTCCAGATCGCCAAGGAGATGGGCTACGGCGAGAATATGTCGCTGCTCCCCGTCGCAGGGAGTTTCTTCCTCGCGAACGACATGCTGAACGGGAAGGTGTACACGCTCCAGATGAAGAAGTTGCCGTTCGCGGCGGTCCACGGCGACGCCGACGTCCACGACGACTCAATCACGCGGTTCGGTCCGACGGCGAAAGTCGTCCCGGCGCTCGAACGCGGTCGCCTCTCGACGGTCGGCGACTTCTTCGACGTGTTCGAGTTGAACGCCGACTCGATTCTGAGTTACGCGAACATCCTCTCGGACCGGATTCTCCTCCCGTACGTGCTCAGGAACTTGGTGTACGACGTGCCCGAAGTCGGCAAGCAGGCCTTCCTGCCGAACGTCCAGAAGGTCGTCCCGACGGCCGAAATCGACGATATCGAGCGCGCGAAAGGTTACGGCGGTGTCCGACCGCAGATCGTCGACACCGACGCGAAGGCGCTCGACATGGGTGAGGCGACGATAGCCGGCGACAACATCATCTTCAACATCACGCCGTCGCCCGGTGCGTCGACCTGCCTGAAGAACGCGATGAACGACGCGCAGCGGGTCGTTGAATTCCTCGGCGACGACTACGAGTTCGACGAAGAGGGGTTCCGCTCGGAGACGATAGGCCACTTCCCCAGACTGGACGCGTAG
- a CDS encoding dihydrolipoyl dehydrogenase family protein: MHVAILGAYGSAGVATAERLADADEVDRLTLLDGGEPGGGLCILRGCMPSKEVLSAAAHRYHARHDERLRGEPPEIDLERVVAGKDAHIHGFAEHRRNAVHALATHDGVEFVGENTRFVGAGTLAVGDRELTPDYVVVATGSTVNVPDTPGLDEVPYSTSADVLDATEFGDSGIVMGFGYVGVELAAYLAEVGVDLTVVEHDDRPLDEADPEFGDDLLALYREEFDIDVRTNVSEQRVERTDDGGVRMYLTGESGEEVVEADQLFLFTGRRPNVDGLNLEATGLEAERGWVEPTMQSRDDDRVFVVGDANGHEPILHVAKEQGFLAADNVLAHAAGKELEPYENLHHHVIFSGASVYPYVRVGHSEQSADDAGVNYVSVSREASDDGVFKTKYATRGRAKLVVDADDGTVLGYQGLHYHADVMAKTMQVVVERELRVDEIPDRAYHPTTPEIIDGLLRAAKSELR, translated from the coding sequence ATGCACGTCGCTATTCTCGGTGCCTACGGAAGCGCGGGCGTCGCCACCGCCGAGCGCCTCGCCGACGCGGACGAAGTCGACCGACTGACGCTCCTCGACGGCGGCGAGCCGGGCGGGGGACTCTGCATCCTCCGCGGCTGTATGCCCTCGAAGGAGGTGCTGTCGGCGGCGGCGCACCGCTACCACGCCCGCCACGACGAGCGCCTCCGCGGCGAGCCGCCGGAGATCGACCTCGAACGGGTCGTCGCCGGCAAGGACGCACACATCCACGGCTTCGCCGAGCACCGCCGGAACGCGGTTCACGCGCTGGCGACCCACGACGGCGTCGAGTTCGTCGGCGAGAACACCCGCTTCGTCGGCGCGGGGACGCTGGCGGTTGGCGACCGGGAACTGACCCCCGACTACGTCGTCGTCGCGACCGGGTCGACCGTGAACGTCCCCGACACGCCCGGACTCGACGAGGTTCCGTACTCGACGAGCGCCGACGTGCTCGACGCCACCGAGTTCGGCGACTCGGGCATCGTGATGGGGTTCGGCTACGTCGGCGTCGAACTCGCCGCGTATCTCGCGGAGGTGGGCGTGGACCTCACCGTCGTCGAACACGACGACAGACCGCTGGACGAGGCCGACCCCGAGTTCGGCGACGACCTGCTCGCGCTCTACCGCGAAGAGTTCGACATCGACGTGCGGACGAACGTGAGCGAGCAACGCGTCGAGCGAACCGACGACGGCGGCGTCAGGATGTATCTCACCGGAGAGAGCGGCGAGGAGGTCGTCGAAGCGGACCAGTTGTTCCTCTTTACCGGCCGGCGGCCGAACGTCGACGGCCTGAACCTCGAAGCGACGGGTCTAGAGGCCGAAAGAGGGTGGGTCGAACCGACGATGCAGAGTCGAGACGACGACCGGGTGTTCGTCGTCGGCGACGCGAACGGCCACGAACCGATTCTGCACGTCGCCAAAGAACAGGGCTTTCTCGCAGCCGACAACGTGTTGGCGCACGCGGCGGGCAAGGAACTCGAACCATACGAAAACCTCCACCACCACGTCATTTTCTCGGGGGCGTCGGTGTACCCGTACGTCCGTGTCGGTCACTCCGAGCAGTCGGCCGACGACGCCGGGGTGAACTACGTCAGCGTCTCGCGGGAAGCGAGCGACGACGGCGTGTTCAAGACGAAGTACGCCACCCGCGGGCGGGCGAAGCTCGTCGTCGACGCCGACGACGGCACCGTGCTGGGCTATCAGGGACTACACTACCACGCCGACGTGATGGCGAAGACGATGCAGGTCGTCGTCGAGCGGGAGCTGCGCGTTGACGAGATACCGGACCGCGCGTACCACCCGACGACGCCCGAGATAATCGACGGACTACTCCGCGCGGCGAAGTCGGAACTTCGGTAG
- a CDS encoding sensor histidine kinase, whose translation MKSVGRTLGYLSIFGFAVVTAAVYALHGLRSSSSVATFIFGTFIPFCVALILFLCGVWLTRQEFDDSNVAKVGFWCAAGVIVTCAIVALMMLYQLSEGVVLSNRDIVFVGGMTSGALVGFLVGVYDVQRRTTETRLATERERTARLNQQLRVLNRVLRHDVRNRSNVILGYADLLTEDDADVEEHARIIKRTALDLASLGDNARRIEHLLSDSEQTIVDLRTLVEQEVTTVRSEHPEARVEIDYGEAGSVQANQLLGVAVNNLLENAIVHNPTERPRVRVTLDLRGDRVFLRVADDGPGIPHDELSVFRSGRETQLTHASGIGLWLVNWIIDDSDGTVDLEERTPRGTMVRVSLPVAEADGADASRLVRG comes from the coding sequence ATGAAATCTGTTGGGCGTACTCTGGGCTATCTCTCCATCTTCGGGTTCGCAGTCGTGACGGCGGCGGTGTACGCGCTCCACGGCCTTCGAAGCTCGAGTTCGGTTGCGACGTTCATCTTCGGGACGTTCATCCCCTTCTGCGTCGCGCTCATCCTCTTTCTGTGTGGGGTCTGGCTCACCCGACAGGAGTTCGACGACTCGAACGTGGCCAAAGTCGGATTCTGGTGCGCAGCGGGGGTGATAGTCACGTGCGCCATCGTCGCGTTGATGATGCTGTACCAACTGTCGGAGGGCGTCGTCCTGAGCAATCGGGACATCGTCTTCGTCGGCGGGATGACGAGCGGCGCGCTCGTCGGCTTTCTGGTCGGCGTGTACGACGTCCAGCGACGCACGACCGAAACCCGTCTCGCCACCGAACGCGAGCGGACGGCCAGACTCAACCAACAGCTTCGCGTTCTCAACCGCGTTCTCCGACACGACGTCCGGAACCGCTCGAACGTCATCCTCGGCTACGCCGACCTCCTGACCGAGGACGACGCCGACGTCGAAGAACACGCCAGGATAATCAAGCGCACGGCGCTCGATCTCGCGTCGCTCGGCGACAACGCGCGACGTATCGAACATCTGCTCTCGGACAGCGAGCAGACGATCGTCGACCTCCGGACGCTCGTCGAACAGGAGGTGACGACGGTCCGAAGCGAACATCCGGAGGCGCGCGTCGAAATCGACTACGGTGAGGCGGGGTCGGTCCAAGCTAACCAGTTGCTCGGCGTCGCGGTGAACAACCTTCTGGAGAACGCAATCGTCCACAACCCGACCGAGCGACCGCGTGTTCGTGTCACCCTCGATCTGCGTGGCGACCGGGTCTTCCTCCGCGTCGCCGACGACGGCCCGGGGATTCCACACGACGAACTGTCGGTGTTTCGGTCCGGTCGGGAGACGCAGCTCACCCACGCCAGCGGTATCGGTCTCTGGCTGGTCAACTGGATTATCGACGACTCCGACGGCACCGTCGACCTCGAAGAACGGACGCCGCGCGGAACGATGGTCCGCGTTTCGCTTCCGGTCGCCGAAGCAGACGGCGCCGACGCATCGAGACTCGTCCGGGGGTGA